From Zingiber officinale cultivar Zhangliang chromosome 5B, Zo_v1.1, whole genome shotgun sequence, the proteins below share one genomic window:
- the LOC121984455 gene encoding transcription factor bHLH112-like isoform X2, with protein MADHQFQPGSSWWSSAAAPCRPDVVSLPAMPSFVSCSTVLGRSLDYCDEMTTSQSPSVSNSSVTFQGHPSVLTTAGLPMDHFPSQEWNHGPFCGARSEHNFHGLPQENVMMTISGVNIDMDGSSFSSTTNSINPLRNPMSLAFLEDHSDSIIINPLVPPSFAPPYAFLHGLNLEQDGGSSQTSFEEDRTIRLTAEQEQQQQLQFSNETFFWNPITVAAGTEHHALRPPPPPPLPLHNQSSNGGYNSSLLKTSSNSGINASMESRKSSEPSLKKTRIEAPSATFKVRKEKLGDRITALQQLVSPFGKLNVSSTINAFTDRHRIGIARGYRVHQVPPQSSSCTKCTISKEWSSSATDEGSGEIKGMCCAKSRPKKPRLVPGSNLKHICCCQ; from the exons ATGGCCGATCACCAGTTCCAGCCAGGCAGCAGCTGGTGGAGCTCAGCAGCAGCCCCCTGCCGGCCCGACGTCGTCAGCCTCCCGGCCATGCCTTCCTTCGTCAGCTGCTCCACCGTGCTCGGCAGAAGCCTCGACTATTGTGACGAGATGACCACGTCGCAGTCGCCGTCGGTCTCAAATAGCTCGGTCACCTTTCAGGGCCACCCTTCCGTTCTGACCACTGCCGGCCTCCCCATGGACCACTTCCCCTCCCAGGAGTGGAACCATGGACCTTTCTG CGGAGCGAGATCGGAGCACAATTTCCACGGCTTGCCCCAAGAAAATGTGATGATGACGATCTCCGGCGTCAATATCGACATGGATGGCTCATCCTTTTCGAGCACCACCAACAGTATCAATCCATTGAGGAACCCTATGAGCCTCGCTTTTCTGGAAGACCACAGCGACAGCATCATCATCAACCCTCTCGTTCCGCCCTCCTTCGCGCCGCCTTACGCCTTCCTGCACGGCCTCAATCTCGAGCAAGATGGTGGATCGTCGCAGACTTCTTTCGAGGAGGACCGGACGATTCGACTGACGGCGGAGcaggagcagcagcagcagcttcAGTTCTCCAATGAGACTTTCTTCTGGAATCCCATCACGGTGGCTGCCGGCACTGAGCACCATGCTTTgaggcctcctcctcctcctcctctgcccCTCCATAATCAAAGCTCAAATGGTGGCTACAACAGTAGCCTTCTTAAG ACATCTTCTAATTCAGGAATCAATGCTTCCATGGAAAGTAGGAAAAGCAGTGAACCGTCGCTCAAGAAGACTAGAATAGAGGCTCCCTCCGCGACCttcaag gtgagaaaagaaaaattagGAGATAGAATCACTGCACTCCAACAGCTAGTCTCACCTTTTGGGAAG CTTAATGTCTCTAGCACCATTAATGCATTTACAGACCGACACCGCATCGGTATTGCACGAGGCTATCGAGTACATCAAGTTCCTCCACAATCAAGTTCGT GTACTAAGTGCACCATATCTAAAGAATGGTCATCCAGTGCCACAGATGAAG GATCCGGAGAAATCAAAGGAATGTGTTGCGCAAAATCAAGACCTAAGAAGCCGAGGCTTGTGCCTGGTTCCAATCTCAAGCACATTTGCTGTTGCCAATGA
- the LOC121984455 gene encoding transcription factor bHLH112-like isoform X1, with protein sequence MADHQFQPGSSWWSSAAAPCRPDVVSLPAMPSFVSCSTVLGRSLDYCDEMTTSQSPSVSNSSVTFQGHPSVLTTAGLPMDHFPSQEWNHGPFCGARSEHNFHGLPQENVMMTISGVNIDMDGSSFSSTTNSINPLRNPMSLAFLEDHSDSIIINPLVPPSFAPPYAFLHGLNLEQDGGSSQTSFEEDRTIRLTAEQEQQQQLQFSNETFFWNPITVAAGTEHHALRPPPPPPLPLHNQSSNGGYNSSLLKTSSNSGINASMESRKSSEPSLKKTRIEAPSATFKVRKEKLGDRITALQQLVSPFGKTDTASVLHEAIEYIKFLHNQVRVLSAPYLKNGHPVPQMKDPEKSKECVAQNQDLRSRGLCLVPISSTFAVANEIPTDFWTPTFMGGGFS encoded by the exons ATGGCCGATCACCAGTTCCAGCCAGGCAGCAGCTGGTGGAGCTCAGCAGCAGCCCCCTGCCGGCCCGACGTCGTCAGCCTCCCGGCCATGCCTTCCTTCGTCAGCTGCTCCACCGTGCTCGGCAGAAGCCTCGACTATTGTGACGAGATGACCACGTCGCAGTCGCCGTCGGTCTCAAATAGCTCGGTCACCTTTCAGGGCCACCCTTCCGTTCTGACCACTGCCGGCCTCCCCATGGACCACTTCCCCTCCCAGGAGTGGAACCATGGACCTTTCTG CGGAGCGAGATCGGAGCACAATTTCCACGGCTTGCCCCAAGAAAATGTGATGATGACGATCTCCGGCGTCAATATCGACATGGATGGCTCATCCTTTTCGAGCACCACCAACAGTATCAATCCATTGAGGAACCCTATGAGCCTCGCTTTTCTGGAAGACCACAGCGACAGCATCATCATCAACCCTCTCGTTCCGCCCTCCTTCGCGCCGCCTTACGCCTTCCTGCACGGCCTCAATCTCGAGCAAGATGGTGGATCGTCGCAGACTTCTTTCGAGGAGGACCGGACGATTCGACTGACGGCGGAGcaggagcagcagcagcagcttcAGTTCTCCAATGAGACTTTCTTCTGGAATCCCATCACGGTGGCTGCCGGCACTGAGCACCATGCTTTgaggcctcctcctcctcctcctctgcccCTCCATAATCAAAGCTCAAATGGTGGCTACAACAGTAGCCTTCTTAAG ACATCTTCTAATTCAGGAATCAATGCTTCCATGGAAAGTAGGAAAAGCAGTGAACCGTCGCTCAAGAAGACTAGAATAGAGGCTCCCTCCGCGACCttcaag gtgagaaaagaaaaattagGAGATAGAATCACTGCACTCCAACAGCTAGTCTCACCTTTTGGGAAG ACCGACACCGCATCGGTATTGCACGAGGCTATCGAGTACATCAAGTTCCTCCACAATCAAGTTCGT GTACTAAGTGCACCATATCTAAAGAATGGTCATCCAGTGCCACAGATGAAG GATCCGGAGAAATCAAAGGAATGTGTTGCGCAAAATCAAGACCTAAGAAGCCGAGGCTTGTGCCTGGTTCCAATCTCAAGCACATTTGCTGTTGCCAATGAGATCCCAACTGATTTTTGGACTCCTACCTTTATGGGAGGAGGCTTTTCTTAG